In Streptomyces sp. NBC_01231, the sequence CGTCTCACGGACCGTGCCGGTCGGCACCAAGGTCACGGGCTTCGCGGGCGCCACAGCCACTACTGAGGTCTGGTGCACCGGGCTCTACGGCACCGCGGGGGCGGACTCGACCAACCCGGTCACCAGCGACTGGTTCACCATGACCCTCCAACTGCGCTGGACGGACGGCGACTGGAAGGTCGACAGCTTCTCCCAGAAGGACGGACCCGCGCCCGTGCCCGGCGACGACAAGGCTTCCAGCGCCGACGAGATGGCCAAGGCCGTCGAGGAGTACGGAGGGTTCACGTATGCCCGGTAGCCTGCGCCGCCTTCTCAAGATCACCGCCGCCCTCACTGCCGTACAGACCGCAGCCTTCATGTTGGCCGCCCGTGCTGCCGCAGCCCCCACACCGTCCCCGACACAGTCGGAGGACAACTGCGACCTCATCGTCGGCCCCGCCAAGGACTACTGCCAACAAGACGGCACCGGCGGTGCCCGCCGATCCGCCCCCACCACCCCCCTCACCGACACCCTCGACCCGCTCTCCTCCCTCGCGAAGGGCTGCGCCGACGCCGCCTCATGGACCGTCGACCAGCTCAGCAAGGCCGTGAAGGAGACGGCGAACGTCGACTTCACCAATCCGAAGTTCCTCCAGCAGTACGCCGTGGTCTTCGCCGCCTCCGCGATCCTCACGCTCCTGCTGTGGCTGCTGGCCGTCGCCAAGCGGGCCGTACGCGGCGTCCCCCTCTCCACAGCCATCAGCGAAGCGATCGGCTTCCTCTGGCTGACCGTCCTCGCCTCCGCCTTCACTCCGCTGATCCTCTACACCGTCGTCTCCGCGACGGACGGCGTCAGCGAGGTCCTGGCGAAGACGACGGGCAATCAGACGGACGCGTTCTTCGGCACGTTCTCCGAGGCCCTCGACAAGGGCGACGACATCGGCGGCGGCCCGATCATGCTGATGCTGGTGTCGCTGGTCTCCATCGTCGCGGCCGGCGTCCTCTACCTGGAGCTGTACCTCAGGGCCGTCCTGCTGTACGTCGGCGCGCTCCTCGGCGTCGTCGTCTACGCCGGCCTCGTCGACAAGAACCTCTGGGGCCACGTCCGCCGCTGGGCAGGCGTGATGATCGCGGTCATCCTCGTCAAGCCGGTGATCGTGATCGTCCTCGGCCTGGCCGGGGCCCTGGCCTCCGACGGCGGCCCCGACTCGGTCGCCGCGATCGTCTCCGGCCTCGCCATCATCCTGCTCGCGATCTTCGCCAGCGGCATGATCTACCGCTTCGTCCCCGGCTTCGGCGACGAGATCGCCAACTCCCGCAACAACCGCATCATGCGGGGCGCGGAAGGCAAGGCCGCGGCTGTCATGACCTCCCCGGCGACCTTCGTCGCACAGGGCATCAAGACCCACAGCACCCGCGCCGACAACAACGGCGGCGGAGGCCAGGGCGGCTCGGGCGGCGCCCGCCCGAGCAACCCGGCGTCCGGCGGTGTCGCCGCGCACAGCTCGCGCAACGCGAACGGAGGCGGCGGATCTGTCCCCTCCGCCGCCCCGGTTCCCCGCGCGGGCAGCCCGGTGAACACCCCGCACGCCAGCAACAACCGCAACAGCAGTACCAACCGCACGGGAGGTGAAGGGCGTTGACGACCGAGTCCCACGTGTCCCATCCGGTCACGCCCCGCCGTACATATCTGATCGGCCGCGCCCGGCCGAACGCGATCGTCGGCAGGAATCGTGAAACCGGCGAGATCGCGCTCATCATCGGCGGCGCGTTCCTCGGAATGATGTGCGGGCTCCTCGTCCCGGTGCTGTCACTGCGCATTGTGACGCTGGTGGGCTTCCCCTTGATCGCGCTGGCCGCGGTCTACGTGCCGTACAAGCGCCGCACGTTCTACAAGTGGTTCGAGATCAACCGCAGCTACAAGCGCAGCCTCAAACAGAGCGCCACCTACCGCTCCTCCGTCGTCGAGGCCGGCACCGGCCTCGACGGCCGCGAGGTGGAGATCGGCCCGCCGCCCGGAATCGGCCGCATCACCTGGCTGGCCGCCCCGTTCGGCCCCGACGAGATCGCCGTACTCCTGCACGCGGACCGCCGTACGGTGACCGCGGCGATCGAGATCGAGGGCCCCGGCGTCGGCCTGCGTGACAGCGAGGACCAGGAGGCCCTCGTCGACCGCTTCGGCACCCTCCTCAAGCACGTGGCCAACGGCGACGGCTTCGTCACCCGGCTCCAGATGCTCGCCCGCACCCTCCCCGCCGACCCCGACGCCCACAACAAGGACGTCGCCGTACGCGGGGACGAGAAGGCACCGACCTGGCTGCAGCAGTCGTACGACCAGTTGCAGTCGATGGTGTCGACCAGTAGCGAGCAGCACCGCGCGTACCTCGTCGCCTGCATGCACTTCACCCGCGAACTGGCCGCCGAGGCGAACGCCATGGCACGGGCGGCACGGCCCCACAACGGCCGCAAGCTCGACCGGGACGCCGGCCTCGCCGTCGTCATGGCCCGCGAGCTGACGGACATCTGCTCCCGCCTCCAGGAGGCCGACATCCGCGTCCGCCAGCCCCTCGGCCAGGGCCGGCTCGCCTCCCTCATCCACTCCATGTACGACCCGGACCACCCCATCGACCACATCCAGGCGATGACCAAGCGCAACGCCTGGCCGGCCGAACTGGACGCGATGGAACCGACGTACCTCCAGGCGAAGACGCGCGAGTCCTCCACCCGCGCCCCCTGGTGCCACGCCACGGCCTGGGTGAAGGAATGGCCGATGACCCCGGTGGGCGTCAACTTCCTCGCACCCCTGCTGGTCCACACCCCGGACGTCATCCGCACGGTCGCCGTCACGATGGACCTCGAACCCACCGAGGTCGCCATCGAACGGATGCTCACCGAGAAGACCAACGACGAGGCCGAGGCGTCCCGCGCCGCCAAGATGAACCGGACCGTCGACCCCCGCGACGTCGCCTCACACAACCGCCTCGACCAGCGCGGAGAAGACCTCGCCAGCGGCGCCGCCGGCGTCAACCTGGTCGGCTACATCACCGTCTCCTCCCGCAACCCCGAAGCCCTGGCCCGCGACAAGCGGACCATCCGGGCCTCGGCCGGAAAGTCGTACCTGAAACTGGAGTGGTGCGACCGCGAGCACCATCGCGCCTTCGTGAACACGCTTCCGTTCGCCACCGGCATTCGAAGGTAGGGGCCGCCTCATGCGGGATCCGATGTCCATCCTCACCGACGCCTTCACGTCCTTCCTCTTCGGGAAGGTCGAGACGACCCGCCTTCCGGTACGCACCTCCACAGGCCAGGCCCAGGCCGTCTACCTCCCGACCGCCGCCCCCGGCCTCGGCGACTCCGGCGTCATCATCGGCCGCGAGGTCTACTCCGGGAAGGGGTACATCTACGACCCCTTCCAGCTGTACGGCCAGCAGCTCCCGGCGCCGCACTGGCTGGTCCTCGGCGAGTCGGGCAACGGCAAGTCGGCCCTGGAGAAGACGTACGTCCTGCGCCAACTGCGCTTCCGCGACCGTCAGGTCGTCGTCCTCGACGCACAGGGCGAGGACGGCGTCGGCGAATGGAACCTCGTCGCGCAGGAGCTGGGTATAACCCCCATCCGGCTCGACCCGACGGCGGCCCTGGACCACGGAATCCGCCTCAACCCGCTCGACCCCGCGATCACGACCACGGGGCAGTTGGCTCTGCTCCGGACCATCATCGAGGTCGCGATGGGGCACGGCCTGGACGAGCGGTCGGGCTTCGCGCTGAAGGTCGCGCACGCCTACGTCAACGAGACGATCGTCGAACGCCAGCCGGTCCTCACGGACATCGTCGACCAGCTACGGCACCCCGAGCCGGAGTCCGCCGAGGCGATGAACGTCGACATAGAGGACGTCCGGGCCTGGGGCCTGGACGTGGCGCTGGTCCTCGACCGCCTGGTCGACGGTGACCTGCGCGGCATGTTCGACGGCCCCACGACGGTCGGCATCGACCTCGACGCCCCCCTGATCGTGTTCGACCTGTCCCACATCGACCGCAACTCCATCGCCATGCCGATCCTGATGGCGATCGTCGGCGTGTGGCTGGAGCACACCTGGATCCGCCCCGACCGGAAGAAGCGCATCTTCCTCGTCGAGGAGGCCTGGCACATCATCAACAGCCCCTTCGTGGCCCAGCTCTTCCAGCGGCTGCTGAAGTTCGGCCGACGCCTCGGCCTGTCGTTCGTCGCGGTCGTCCACCATCTGTCCGACGTCGTGGACGGAGCGGCGGCGAAGGAAGCCGCCGCGATCCTGAAGATGGCGTCCACCCGGACGATCTACGCCCAGAAGGCCGACGAGGCGAGGGCCACGGGCCGGGTACTGGGCCTGCCCCGCTGGGCGGTGGAGATCATCCCGTCCCTCACGCCCGGCATCGCCGTGTGGGACGTCAACGGCAATGTCCAGGTCGTCAAACACCTGGTCACCGAGACGGAACGGCCACTCGTCTTCACCGACCGCGCCATGACCGAGTCGTCCGTCGACCACCAGCTGCTGGACGACGCCCTGCACGCGGCCGAGGTGGAGGCGGAGGAACGGGCGGCGGCCTTCGTGGAACAGCACCTCGGCGACTCCGAGTCGACGGTGGCGTAGGGCGAGCACGAGCGGGGAGCGGGGAACCATGAGACCGGGTGACGAGCGCTACCGCCGACCGGACGGCCAGGGAGGCATGCCCGACGGCATGCTGGTCGGCCTACTCGTCTTCGTCCTCGGCATGACCGTCCTGGTCTGGACGGCCACGGGCCTGGCCGGCCTGTTCGCGCACGGCGCCTGGCCCACCGGCGTCACCTTCACCCGCACCCCCCTGGCGATGCGCCACCTGATCGCCCAACCCCACGACATCACCGGCGCCTGGCCCGACGCCGACCCCACCGCCGTCTCCGGCTACGGCCTCTTCTGGGGCCTGTTCATCGGCCAGCTGATGATCCTGGTCGTCCTGACCGTGTTCATCCTGGGCACCCTGGCCCGCTGGAGAGCGGTCCGGGTGAGGAAACGGGCAGGAGGCACCCACGCCGGGCCGACCCTGGGCACCACCGCGTACGAGGTCCCGGCCCAGAGGCCAACGCCCGAGCCGCACCACCCCGGCACCGCCACCCCCTATCAGCCACCACTAGAGCAACTCCCCGCACAGGCGGCGACGGAGTCCACCCACCAGCCGCGCCTCGCGCAGCCGTCCGCCGCCCACCCCACGGCCCCCCACACCGCGGCGCAGGCACCCGCCCAACCCCTCGCATCCCAACCTCTCGCAGCCCAACCCCTCGCATCCCAACCTCTCGCAGCCCAACCGGTCGCGTCACAGCCCCTCGCGTCCGAGCCCCTCGCGCCCCCGACCACCAGCGGACAGGCGGGCGCATGGGAAACCCACCGTGCCGAAGGCCCGGTGCACTACGGCCCCCCGGCGATTCGCCACGCCACCGCGATCCAGGCCGTACGCGACGCGGAGGGCCCCGCCCTCATCCTGACCTCGAACCCCGCCCTCTGGCAGGACACCAAGGACGCCCGAGCCAAACTCGGCCCGGTCCACGTCTACGACCCCGCCCACCTCTGCGACACCCCGGCCCGCCTGCACTGGTCCCCCACGGCCGCCTGCGAGAACAAACAGACCGCGGCATCCACAGCCACCGCGCTCCTCGCCCCCATCCGGCCCACCGCGAAAATCGACCAAGCCGTCACCGACGTGGCCGAAACCCTCCTCCGGAGCTACCTGCACGCCGCCGCGATCGACGGCCGCACGATCCGCCACGTCCATCGCTGGTCCCAGGGCATCCAGATCCAGGACGCCGTACGAACCCTCCGTACGAACCCCAAGGCGGCCTCCGGCTCCGCGGGCGAGCTCGAGGCGGCCCTCACCGCCCACCCCGAACGCCGGGACATCGCCCAGGAGCTGGCCGCCCGAGCCCTCTCCGCTCTCTCCACGGTCAACATCCGCGAGGCCTGCACTCCCAACCGAGGTGATGCCCTCGCCCTGGATTCCTTCGTGGACGAAGGGGGCACGCTTTACGTGGTGGGTGAATCCATCGAGGACCCCCGAACACACCCGGGCGCGATGCCACTCCTCACGGCCCTCACCTCAAGCGTGGTCGAGCGCGGCCGGCACATGGCCGAACGGTCATCCTCCGGTCGCCTCGACCCACCACTCACCCTCGTCCTGGACGACGTAGCCGCCGTGGCCCCGCTGCCCCAGCTCCCCGAGCTGCTGGCCACCGGAGCGAACCGGGGCCTGCCGATCCTGGCCCTGCTCCGCTCCCGCGAACAGGCCCGCACGCGCTGGCCGAACGCCGAACTCCCGGCATAACCCCCTCGACCACGCACACCGGCGTCAGTCCTGCCCCCGATCGAGGACGAACTCCAGCTCGTTCTCCCCCGGCACCGACGTCAACGGCACGGTACGCCCGCTCGGCACGAACCCCACCCGGCGATAGAACCGCTGCGCTCGCCCGTTCTCCTCGTGCACGATCAGCCGCACCCGCTCCGCCCCGCGCCCCCACGCCCACTCCAGGCCCGCGTCGAACAGCACCTCGGTCAGCCCGCTCCCCCGTTCCTCGGGCCGGACGAACACACCGACGACGTGCCCCTGCCGCAGCTCCACCGGAAACCCGGCCCAGTCCGTCGTCCCGGGCTCCTCCAGCAGGACGGTCAGCGTCCCCACCCACTGCCCGTCCGGCCCCTCGGCGATGATCTGCTGCGTCCGGGCCGCCCCTTCGGCACCACCGGCCGTCCGCTCCTTCCAGAAGGAGTCCGGCCTGGCAGCCGCCTCTTCGTAGGTCTCCAGGAAGGCGAGGTGCGCGACCGGATCCCGCAGCGCCGAAAGCCTCAACTCCTTGGCGGCAGGCCACTCGTCAGCACGCACGGACCGGATCACGTAGCTACTCATACGTCCCACGCTAGTACCCCGGTACTACACCGCTCACCGCATATACGGCCCCGGACCTGTGACGACGGCACCCGCACCCTTCACCATGGACCTCGTGGCGGAAGAACAGGCGACGCGGAACCTCGCACCTCAGGACCGCACGACGGAACCCCTCACCGAGTACGTCCACCGCGCCGGCCGACGAGTCCGCGCCTTCGACCGGCGCCACCCTCTCGTCTGGGACCTGCACGTCACCGGCTTCTGGGTGACGGCGGCCCTGATCGACTACTTGGGCGGCGGCTGGCGCAATGTCACCCGCAACCCCGACACCCCCGGCTGGCTGCTCCTCACTCTCAGCCTGGCCCTCTCGCTCCCCCTCCTCCAGCGCCGCGCCCACCCCAGGTCCGTACTCCTCACGATGGCCCCGTTCGCGCTGGTCAACGCCTGGACGGGAGCGGCTCTCCAGGCTTCCATGCTCCACATGCTCGTCGTCTTCCACCTCGCCCTGCGCCGCCCTCCGCGCACCCTGTGGTGGACGACGGCCCTGATCCTCACGATCGACACCGTGACGACCCTCCGCCACCCCCAGGAAAGCCCGGACCACCGCATCGTCCCGATGCTGATGTCGATCATCGTGGCGGCGGCGATCGGTATCACGGTCCGCACCCGCCGCAACTACACCGAGGCCCTGGAGGACCGCGCCCGCCGTCTGGAGATCGAACGCGACCAGCAGGCCCGCCTCGCCGCCGCCGCCGAACGCGCCCGTATAGCCCGCGAGATGCACGACATCATCGGCCACAATCTCTCCGTCATCACCAGCCTCGCCGACGGCGGCCGCTACGCCGCGACCAAGGCCCCCGAACGCGCCGCCGAGGCCCTGAACGCCATCTCCACCACCAGCCGCCAGGCCCTGACGGAACTCCGCCGCCTCCTGGACGTCCTACGCGACGAGACCAGGGGCCCCGCCCCGGAACTCACCCCGCAACCCACCCTCACCGACCTCGACCACCTGATAGCCGGCGTACGCTCCGCCGGCCTGCCCGTCCACACCACCGTCCACGGCACACCGACCCTCCCCCCGGGCCGCCAGCTCACCGTCTACCGAGTCATCCAGGAAGCCCTCACCAACACCCTGAAACACGCCGGCCCGGAAGCGACGTCACACATCCAGCTGTCCTACGAGGACCAGGGCGCCGTCACCGTCACGGTGACCGACACCGGCCGCGGCGGCGAACCCGACGGCACCGCGGGCCGCGGACTTCCCGGCATGCGCGAGCGAACGGCCCTGTACGGCGGCACACTTGAAGCCGGCCCCCGCCAACCCCCCGACCGGGGCTGGCGCGTCCACCTTCACCTCCCGGAGGAATCCCCGCAGTGACCACGGTCCTCATCGTCGACGACCAGCCCCTCCAACGCCTCGGCTTCCGCATGCTGCTGGAGAGCCAGGACGACATGACGGTGCTGTCAGAGGCGACCAACGGCAGTGAGGCGGTCCGGCTGGCCGCCGAACTCCACCCCGACGTCGTTCTGATGGACGTCCGTATGCCCGGCCTGGACGGCATCGAGGCCACCCGCCGCATCACCGCCGTCGGCGACCGCACCCGAGTCCTGATCCTCACGACGTTCGACCTGGACGAGTACGCGTACGCGGGCCTGCGCGCCGGCGCTTCCGGCTTCCTGGTGAAGGACGCCCAGCCGGAGGACCTTCTCTCCGGCATCCGCTCGGTGGCGACGGGCGACGCGGTGGTGGCCCCCAGCCTGACCCGCCGCCTCCTGGACGCCTACGCCCAGCACCTCCCGCGGCCGGACACCCCCACCGACGGCCTGGAAAGACCGGATGCCCGCCTGACAGCCCTCACGGACCGCGAACGCGAGATCCTCACCGTCATCGGCCTGGGCTGGACGAACACCGAGATAGCCACGCGTCTCCACCTGGCCGAATCCACGGTGAAGACCCACGTGGGCCGCATTCTCTCGAAGACGGGCTCCCGGGACCGTATCCAGGCGGTCATCCTGGCCTACGACACAAGGCTGGTGAATCCGTCCTGAAAACCCTGAAAATCCCCGGAACCCTGGAAGCCTTGGAACAAGACCCTTGATGAAATAAGCCCCTGGAACGCAGAAAACCCCCGTGCCCAAGGCACGGGGGTTTTCCCAAAAATTGTTCGGCGGCGTCCTACTCTCCCACAGGGTCCCCCCTGCAGTACCATCGGCGCTGTAAGGCTTAGCTTCCGGGTTCGAAATGTAACCGGGCGTTTCCCTCACGCTAAAACCACCGAAACACTATGAAACTGAACTGCCGCACCATACCCGTGGCCCTGGGTATGGGGCTGTTCGTGGTTTCAGAACCAACACAGTGGACGCGAGCAACTGAGGACAAGCCCTCGGCCTATTAGTACCGGTCACCTCCACACGTTACCGTGCTTCCAGATCCGGCCTATCAACCCAGTCGTCTACTGGGAGCCTTAACCCCTCAAAGGGGGTGGGAATACTCATCTCGAAGCAGGCTTCCCGCTTAGATGCTTTCAGCGGTTATCCCTCCCGAACGTAGCCAACCAGCCATGCCCTTGGCAGAACAACTGGCACACCAGAGGTTCGTCCGTCCCGGTCCTCTCGTACTAGGGACAGCCCTTCTCAATATTCCTACGCGCGCAGCGGATAGGGACCGAACTGTCTCACGACGTTCTAAACCCAGCTCGCGTACCGCTTTAATGGGCGAACAGCCCAACCCTTGGGACCGACTCCAGCCCCAGGATGCGACGAGCCGACATCGAGGTGCCAAACCATCCCGTCGATATGGACTCTTGGGGAAGATCAGCCTGTTATCCCCGGGGTACCTTTTATCCGTTGAGCGACGGCGCTTCCACAAGCCACCGCCGGATCACTAGTCCCGACTTTCGTCCCTGCTCGACCCGTCGGTCTCACAGTCAAGCTCCCTTGTGCACTTACACTCAACACCTGATTGCCAACCAGGCTGAGGGAACCTTTGGGCGCCTCCGTTACTCTTTAGGAGGCAACCGCCCCAGTTAAACTACCCATCAGACACTGTCCCTGATCCGGATCACGGACCCAGGTTAGACATCCAGCACGACCAGACTGGTATTTCAACGACGACTCCACCTGAACTGGCGTCCAAGCTTCACAGTCTCCCAGCTATCCTACACAAGCCGAACCGAACACCAATATCAAACTGTAGTAAAGGTCCCGGGGTCTTTCCGTCCTGCTGCGCGAAACGAGCATCTTTACTCGTAGTGCAATTTCACCGGGCCTATGGTTGAGACAGTCGAGAAGTCGTTACGCCATTCGTGCAGGTCGGAACTTACCCGACAAGGAATTTCGCTACCTTAGGATGGTTATAGTTACCACCGCCGTTTACTGGCGCTTAAGTTCTCAGCTTCGCCAAGACGAATCCTGACTAACCGGTCCCCTTAACGTTCCAGCACCGGGCAGGCGTCAGTCCGTATACATCGCCTTACGGCTTCGCACGGACCTGTGTTTTTAGTAAACAGTCGCTTCTCGCTGGTCTCTGCGGCCACCCCCAGCTCGAGGAGCACGTCCTCTCACCAGTGATGGCCCCCCTTCTCCCGAAGTTACGGGGGCATTTTGCCGAGTTCCTTAACCATAGTTCACCCGAACGCCTCGGTATTCTCTACCTGACCACCTGAGTCGGTTTAGGGTACGGGCCGCCATGAAACTCGCTAGAGGCTTTTCTCGACAGCATAGGATCATCCACTTCACCACAATCGGCTCGGCATCAGGTCTCAGCCTTGATGAGCGGCGGATTTACCTACCACTCGGCCTACACCCTTACCCCGGGACAACCACCGCCCGGGATGGACTACCTTCCTGCGTCACCCCATCACTCACCTACTACAAGTCTGGTCCGTCGGCTCCACCACTTTCCTTTCCCCGAAGGGTCCGGAACGGCTTCACGGACTTAGCATCGCCTGATTCAATGTTTGACGCTTCACAGCGGGTACCGGAATATCAACCGGTTATCCATCGACTACGCCTGTCGGCCTCGCCTTAGGTCCCGACTTACCCTGGGCAGATCAGCTTGACCCAGGAACCCTTAGTCAATCGGCGCACACGTTTCCCACGTGTGTATCGCTACTCATGCCTGCATTCTCACTCGTGAACCGTCCACCACTCGCTTACACGGCGGCTTCACCCGGCACACGACGCTCCCCTACCCATCACAGCGGGCGTTGGCCCTCATGCTGCAATGACACGACTTCGGCGGTACGCTTGAGCCCCGCTACATTGTCGGCGCGGAATCACTAGACCAGTGAGCTATTACGCACTCTTTCAAGGGTGGCTGCTTCTAAGCCAACCTCCTGGTTGTCTGTGCGACTCCACATCCTTTCCCACTTAGCGTACGCTTAGGGGCCTTAGTCGATGCTCTGGGCTGTTTCCCTCTCGACCATGGAGCTTATCCCCCACAGTCTCACTGCCGCGCTCTCACTTACCGGCATTCGGAGTTTGGCTAAGGTCAGTAACCCGGTAGGGCCCATCGCCTATCCAGTGCTCTACCTCCGGCAAGAAACACACGACGCTGCACCTAAATGCATTTCGGGGAGAACCAGCTATCACGGAGTTTGATTGGCCTTTCACCCCTAACCACAGGTCATCCCCCAGGTTTTCAACCCTGGTGGGTTCGGTCCTCCACGAAGTCTTACCTCCGCTTCAACCTGCCCATGGCTAGATCACTCCGCTTCGGGTCTTGAGCGTGCTACTGAAACGCCCTGTTCGGACTCGCTTTCGCTACGGCTACCCCACCCGGGTTAACCTCGCAACACACCGCAAACTCGCAGGCTCATTCTTCAAAAGGCACGCAGTCACGACTGCATGTGCAAGCACATACAGCGACGCTCCCACGGCTTGTAGGCACACGGTTTCAGGTACTATTTCACTCCGCTCCCGCGGTACTTTTCACCATTCCCTCACGGTACTATCCGCTATCGGTCACCAGGGAATATTTAGGCTTAGCGGGTGGTCCCGCCAGATTCACACGGGATTTCTCGGGCCCCGTGCTACTTGGGTGTCTCTCAAACGAGCCGTTGACGTTTCGACTACGGGGGTCTTACCCTCTACGCCGGACCTTTCGCATGTCCTTCGCCTACATCAACGGTTTCTGACTCGCCCTGCCGCCGGCAGACGACAGAAGAGAGATCCCACAACCCCGCATACGCAACCCCTGCCGGGTCTCACACGTATACGGTTTAGCCTCATCCGGTTTCGCTCGCCACTACTCCCGGAATCACGGTTGTTTTCTCTTCCTGCGGGTACTGAGATGTTTCACTTCCCCGCGTTCCCTCCACTTGCCCTATGTGTTCAGGCAAGGGTGACAGCCCATGACGACTGCCGGGTTTCCCCATTCGGACACCCCCGGATCAAAGCCTGGTTGACGACTCCCCGGGGCCTATCGTGGCCTCCCACGTCCTTCATCGGTTCCTGGTGCCAAGGCATCCACCGTGCGCCCTTAAAAACTTGGCCACAGATGCTCGCGTCCACTGTGCAGTTCTCAAACAACGACCAGCCACCCATCACCCCGAACCATCCGGTTCGAGTGCACTGGGGCCGGCAACTGAGGAAATTCCATTCCCTCAGACACCCAACAGCGTGCCCGGCATCCCTGCCGCTTCCCTCAACGTTCCACACTCCGAAGAGCAGTACTGGAAGGAGAAGACGATCAAGTATGCCGAATAGTCAAC encodes:
- a CDS encoding ATP-binding protein, which encodes MRDPMSILTDAFTSFLFGKVETTRLPVRTSTGQAQAVYLPTAAPGLGDSGVIIGREVYSGKGYIYDPFQLYGQQLPAPHWLVLGESGNGKSALEKTYVLRQLRFRDRQVVVLDAQGEDGVGEWNLVAQELGITPIRLDPTAALDHGIRLNPLDPAITTTGQLALLRTIIEVAMGHGLDERSGFALKVAHAYVNETIVERQPVLTDIVDQLRHPEPESAEAMNVDIEDVRAWGLDVALVLDRLVDGDLRGMFDGPTTVGIDLDAPLIVFDLSHIDRNSIAMPILMAIVGVWLEHTWIRPDRKKRIFLVEEAWHIINSPFVAQLFQRLLKFGRRLGLSFVAVVHHLSDVVDGAAAKEAAAILKMASTRTIYAQKADEARATGRVLGLPRWAVEIIPSLTPGIAVWDVNGNVQVVKHLVTETERPLVFTDRAMTESSVDHQLLDDALHAAEVEAEERAAAFVEQHLGDSESTVA
- a CDS encoding type VI secretion protein codes for the protein MRPGDERYRRPDGQGGMPDGMLVGLLVFVLGMTVLVWTATGLAGLFAHGAWPTGVTFTRTPLAMRHLIAQPHDITGAWPDADPTAVSGYGLFWGLFIGQLMILVVLTVFILGTLARWRAVRVRKRAGGTHAGPTLGTTAYEVPAQRPTPEPHHPGTATPYQPPLEQLPAQAATESTHQPRLAQPSAAHPTAPHTAAQAPAQPLASQPLAAQPLASQPLAAQPVASQPLASEPLAPPTTSGQAGAWETHRAEGPVHYGPPAIRHATAIQAVRDAEGPALILTSNPALWQDTKDARAKLGPVHVYDPAHLCDTPARLHWSPTAACENKQTAASTATALLAPIRPTAKIDQAVTDVAETLLRSYLHAAAIDGRTIRHVHRWSQGIQIQDAVRTLRTNPKAASGSAGELEAALTAHPERRDIAQELAARALSALSTVNIREACTPNRGDALALDSFVDEGGTLYVVGESIEDPRTHPGAMPLLTALTSSVVERGRHMAERSSSGRLDPPLTLVLDDVAAVAPLPQLPELLATGANRGLPILALLRSREQARTRWPNAELPA
- a CDS encoding GNAT family N-acetyltransferase, giving the protein MSSYVIRSVRADEWPAAKELRLSALRDPVAHLAFLETYEEAAARPDSFWKERTAGGAEGAARTQQIIAEGPDGQWVGTLTVLLEEPGTTDWAGFPVELRQGHVVGVFVRPEERGSGLTEVLFDAGLEWAWGRGAERVRLIVHEENGRAQRFYRRVGFVPSGRTVPLTSVPGENELEFVLDRGQD
- a CDS encoding histidine kinase codes for the protein MDLVAEEQATRNLAPQDRTTEPLTEYVHRAGRRVRAFDRRHPLVWDLHVTGFWVTAALIDYLGGGWRNVTRNPDTPGWLLLTLSLALSLPLLQRRAHPRSVLLTMAPFALVNAWTGAALQASMLHMLVVFHLALRRPPRTLWWTTALILTIDTVTTLRHPQESPDHRIVPMLMSIIVAAAIGITVRTRRNYTEALEDRARRLEIERDQQARLAAAAERARIAREMHDIIGHNLSVITSLADGGRYAATKAPERAAEALNAISTTSRQALTELRRLLDVLRDETRGPAPELTPQPTLTDLDHLIAGVRSAGLPVHTTVHGTPTLPPGRQLTVYRVIQEALTNTLKHAGPEATSHIQLSYEDQGAVTVTVTDTGRGGEPDGTAGRGLPGMRERTALYGGTLEAGPRQPPDRGWRVHLHLPEESPQ
- a CDS encoding response regulator transcription factor codes for the protein MTTVLIVDDQPLQRLGFRMLLESQDDMTVLSEATNGSEAVRLAAELHPDVVLMDVRMPGLDGIEATRRITAVGDRTRVLILTTFDLDEYAYAGLRAGASGFLVKDAQPEDLLSGIRSVATGDAVVAPSLTRRLLDAYAQHLPRPDTPTDGLERPDARLTALTDREREILTVIGLGWTNTEIATRLHLAESTVKTHVGRILSKTGSRDRIQAVILAYDTRLVNPS